The genomic stretch AACACTTGGCACCGGATGTTCACCAAAACCTAGAATGACTCACAGGGATGCCTACTGAGTAACTCAGAGACATCACCATCAAAGTGGTTACTAATTGGGAAGAGGTtgcacagaaagaaaaggaatagtaCTTACCGAAAAAGGCAAACAATGATGGTGCTCACATTGGAGACTGGAGAAAATTCAGATACCcagaaccccccccaaaaaaaaaggaagctcaCCAGAGACCATTAGACAGGGACCAGTATACTTATTGTAAGGAAAAATTACACTGGAAAAATGAGTATCCCAGAAAGAAGGCACCAAGGGTCAAAGAAAAacccccaaaggaaaaaaaaaatgaggctccTACAGTAATCACAGTGAAACAAAAGTCCCTGCAGGGGCCTGAGGCTACCACTTGGAAAACAGACTCACTCTGAAAGCTGCCAGATTTAATCAAGATCGGCCCCCAGGAGCCTGTGGTAAAAATAAATGTCAGGGGCCAAACACCAAACACTGGACTTTATCTCAGACCCAGGAACAGTCATCTCCACGGTAACTTCTCCCACTAGGAAGCTCACCAAAGACACCATTGTTGGAGCCATTGGGACCATTAAGAAACACTGATTCTGCAAGTTGTGTGATTGCTTCATTGGAGGCAGCAATGCCCCTGCCTAGCCCCTTGGAAAAGATTTATTGTCAAAACTGGGAACCACTATGATGATCATCCTGAGCCTCGATGCCACCTACCGACATTTGAGGTGTGTCTGGAGGAGGAATGGTGGCTTCACTTGAAAGCCATGGATTGAAGTATCAATACAGCAGCCCCCTTAAATAGCTCAGACAGCAGTTTCCTCATGTGTGGACACTTGGAGAGAAACCAGACTAACAAAAGGATAACCTCCAAAACTGGACCATACTGCAATGTGTGGATAATTTTCTACTGGTTGCCTCTATGGAATGAGGCACCAGTGAACtattaattgttttttttgttttttgtttttttttttttgtttttgttttttttttacaaaagacaAGATATAAGGTCCCGCAAAAGGCCCAGATCTATCAGGAAAAAAGTCACTTACCTCAAATACTACTTTGCTTTTACTGGTGGAGCATGGAGCTGTCGCCCAGGGAGGGGCTGTAGGATGGTATTCCTGACTCCATACATAGATATTCTCCCCGGACCAGACGTGGCCCAACACTTGGAACCTcatcactggggaaaaaaaaaaaaaaaaaaaaacctctatctTACTCCTGATATTACTGGGGATAGCCTACACTGGCACTGATGCCACAAGTGCAGTTGTGCTCAGGATCCAAAAGAGCAAGCTGCCCAATCAAATTAAGGAGGACCTCAGCATAGCAGAGGTTTCTACCTGCAGAGCCAGGAGACTCCCAGGTAGCCATGGTCTTAACAAATCATTGAGAGATAGAGCTAATTGCTGCTTTAAAAGGCTGGCATGAGTGCCAGGTgcaatggtgcatgcctgcaatcccagcacttggggaaatagaggcaggcagatctcttgtgagttccaggtcagcctggtctacaaagaaagtacaggataaccaaagctacacagagaaactctgtctcaaaaactaacaaAGGCTGGTAGGCAAGTCTTTTGGGGAGAGGAATGTTGTTTCTATGCAAATCAGCCAGGGACAGTAAGAAAATTCTTAAATAATTGTTAGATAGCATACATTCTAATATAATTATTAGAATAAATCAGGGCCACAGACAAGACCAAAAGATCTTCTTGGGGTGAGACCTGAGCTTCCTGAAGGCCTTGGCTGGTCTCTCCAGTGGGATCATTGATTATTATTCTCCTGACTCTACTCTTTGGACCATGCCTTATAAATCTTCTAACTTGCATCACCAGAAACAGTATAGAAACAGGTAGACTTCAGGGCCTCCACCAGTATCAGAATATTCCTtcacaaggagcaaaagggttcTGTCAAAGAGGAGGAAATGTAGATAAAATCCCCCAAAGAGCCACAtattaaatgaagaaaattccccagtgctgagatagTTCCCTGATCCTGCCACACTTACAGCATCATAAAGAGCAACAGGCACTGAAGAGGTGGGATAATATAATTCTAGCCCTGCCCAGCCTCCATCATTTACAGGCACATAAATGCTTTTGTACTTGGAGTTACAGTTTGCTTGATTCCAGTCTTCTAAATATAAAAGGCTGCTGAACCTGAGGCAAGAGGCCTCATAGTCAACTTTCCTCTCCCCGACTGAAAATGGCTTGATGATTCAGTTTCCCGAAAATTCCTGCAACAATTGGTTTCCATATGAAGGTTAAAAGTGACTGGATTTTTCTGATACCAGACACAAAAATTAACTCACAATGAActaaggcaaataaataaataaataaataaataaatagataaataatatgCAGACATTGTaggagaatattttattttatttttattgaaaacagatttttctcaGCCAAGACCAAGATAGTCAGGAGACTCTTCTCCTTCCTTAAGAATACCTGGACAAAGGAGGTGGTGCTGGTCTGGGGCCTTGTTATAATTGTGTCCATAGTCAGTTCCTACACCAAGTATGCCACCTCAATCAACCAGACCACACCCTACAACTACCCAGTGCCAGTACAAGATAATGGGTACATGCCCAATGTCCCCATCTACCCCTGGGACCTTCAGGGCCTAAGCCTGGAAtggttgaagatgctgtgaaTATGCTTACTGATGAAAGAGGCCACTTCCTTATTAcccccaacttaaaaaaaaaatgtggaagccGGTGCCCACaaagaaaatagattcttctctcatacaatacatcttaacccagtttttcctccctctactccttctaGTTCTGTACTACGTCCCCCCTCCAGAGGatccactctccctctgtcttcccatcAGAAAAGATCAGGCTTCCAAGAGAAAACATCCAAACTTGACaaaacaagctacaataagatgaagcaaaagcCCTCACAAGGAAagtggacaaggcaacccaatagaagAAAAATTGTTATAAGGGAATATGCCATTTTTTATTGGTACTTTTGTGTTTTTTCATGCATGTGTTTACGCTCAATACATGTGTGCCTCATGTccgaagaggccagaagagggcagcagatctctaGAGAACCTATAGTACAGTGAAAAAATTTTTTGCTTCACAGTAATTGTAGTTTTCTCTAAAACACATAGAGGTGAATATTCACCCAGCATACACAACTATAAATTGGCTGATGATGTAAATCAGTGATAGAGCACCGTGTGAAAGCTAGGAGTTTGATCTTCAGtagtggaaaaaaaatcagtaataagTCCCACAAATCAAAAACTGATTTGTCTAATTTGTCCAATTAACTCCAAATTGTAAAATCAACATGAAACCTAATTTGCTGTtgtaaggaaacaaacaaaattaccaCTAAGTATTTTAGGAGCCTAATCTTAGGACTGAATTGAGAAattgttgttataatgttttttggaatgtatacagtttacccttgttcattcacatactggtttctctacctcactacctgctttcaatctggacattgcattataAGCATCACcagtctcaagtttgtgtaaacatgccatcatttgttctctgtattttcaataaaacaaccacccaatgctgtgcaatggagagaatagggtgggatatcctagtccagaggggaggagagagaagaaatgggaggagtgggagagcagagttggtaggagaggacttggaaccacaaggagagatgaactggacctaagatatgactaaaagcaagtataatgggtgaaatctgactGGTAGAAAACtgtgcgggcttggaggtttaggataactattgcctagcattgtgctctaggttaattaagtaaatcctggtctctgtggtgatttgggtatacagctggtttaagaataaccGCAGCTTAACTCcagataaattaataataaatattattaacccACAgcaaatggtgcccaactaatctaagtcgCCACAGACTTTTATATCATACTCTAACATAATTTAGTGTGTGTTGTGGgggaggaataagctcccagggatacaacccaaacttaaaacctaaaaactcccaggtcaattactgtctctttaagagacactCTTAAACAGACCCAGGAGCAAAAGagagcctactgtgggcagactgGAACTTAACAAAACTGGGTGCCACTATAGTCTAACAAGATGGGAGAgacaataaaacagacttcttggagcttggctgataatctcttctatggttttaagacagaaataaaagaaaatttagaaattatgtctatggttacattcatagtcctcaatttaactttaatcattgGATTAAcattttatgtcttctcaaaggcaaaggctttagaaaagatactggaacaacacaaagaataatataaagaaaaaattaaaagttggcaGCAAGGCATAAAAGAGAATCAAGAGATtttttgaacaaaacaaacaacagagagataggtgtgaaatatgggtacagactttAAGAGGAGAGTTtaaaatactaagtaaagaaaatacttaggcagaggcaaaagataaaaataaagtcaaccaaaggtggttagaaaacaaacattagcttatccagtcaatatacagcagagaccagcagatgatgatcatccacaggattatcatgaagctgaatggcaccctgtggaagtgttagatctgaggaaatttaagaaAAGTGTCacgggcaggagagatggctcagaggttaagaggctACTCTTCcataaggccctgagttcaattcccagcaaccacatggtggctcacagccatctgtaatgagatctggtgccctcttctggcatgcaggcacgcatgcaagcagaacactgtatacataataaataaaccttaaaaaaaaaaaaagattgatggttaaaaagaaaaaaaaaaaagaaaagaaaaatgtcactaattttggaacgcattcaccatttgtaaaacaaatgctgactttctGGTCAATCAAAGTAATCCCaaaagactgggaggatatggcaaaggcaatattagaacctgggccatatttacaatggctttcatggtggagagaagaagctagagagatagtacacaaaaatagagccagaggtgctgCTGTTTCTGAGGAaaagctgcttggtgatggccagtatgctgacacagagatacagctgtatataatgaagaaatcTTAGCATTATGTcgcctagcagccttaaatgcttgggacaaggttgaggaatcaggagaaaggcttgagccattctctaaGGTCATACAAgatccaagtgaaacattcactaactttttgcaaagattgacttcagctgtggatagaagtttatcagatccactagctagaaaagcactaatagaatctttagcttttgaaaatgctaatgcATTttctgaatgcaaagaggcaataaggccctTAAGAGTAATATTGGCACCAATAGacaaatggattagaaatacgacTGACATCAGACTTCATTCACCCAGtgtgaccttgataggagaagctacccctaaagacCTTGGGAAACGTTGTAATTGTGATGGACAAGCTTAGTACAAAGGGAgttaccaggaaaactgaaataatttaaaaagggaGCCTATGTTTCCTAGAATATGCAAGAGAGTGGCAAAGGTCTACATTGGCTTAGTGAATGTAGAAGAGTTAtggataaatggggtaatcctttatcaataAAGGCCCAAGGAGGCCTATTGCGGGCCCCAACACAGGACAGGAATACTCcttcacaagaaaattaaacaccactgctttgggaataaacattaaaaaattagacAGTAGGGCCAGAGCAAGTTCTgtagataaatcaaaaaaccaggaaaggaacaaaaaacaaatatgttggcacacctctataaatgatcaaaggccaaagttaaagataaatttaaatagtattgaaattgaaggcatggtatatactggggctgatgtcacaattatcactcctaaatcctggcccccaaattgaccacttcaagaggtggatatccaattccaaggagttgaaactttatctaaagtaaaacaaagtgtCAGGTGACTTAAATGTACAGGACcggaaggtcaaataggaaaaataaggccatatgtggctgagatagccataaattTATAGGGAaaagatctgttacaacaatgaaAAACTCAGATTAACATCCCCCAATTTCAGAAGCAGGTCAAAAAACAGgcaatactcctgataaagaagttaaattattttttttaaatgccatcaaaaacagttacagactgtccaggctgtccataaacaaaatacagcagaggccatcttttcaatttcatgttgggaagccactgttAATAAAACCCCCACAGCCTCACCACTAAGGTAAGAGAGTTATgggttcaggcagcaaactgtctctgtcagtttttattttttgaaagctgctaacatgtacttcctatttactctagtaatTAACTAATTGTATTCCTTCTTAAGTCTCTTGTGGGGttaaagaccaaatagttatagttccacaattaagcttaagttgtttagaattttttaaaaacgtgtttttggggctggagagatggctcagaggttaaaagcattgtctgctcttccagaggtcctgagttcaatccccagcaaccacatggtggctcaaaaccatctatatcaagatctgatgccctcttctggcctgtaggcatcattgtatatataataaataaataatttttttaaatgttttcatgtaggtaataccaataaggacaaaagtaaatttaggtatataactctaaacttgtcaagataggataatcagatactttctcccaAGTTGCCAAATACATGTGAACTGGACATTGCAcgtgtaaatcttacctaatagatttcataacttttatatttattattgtattgaaaagGGGGGCCTTTTATTGGATTTAAATGGGAAAATGtaggtataatgttcttttggaatgtatacaatttacccttgttcattcaaatgctgatttctctaccccactatctggtttcaatctggacatgcattgtgatgcttattttaagcatcaccagtctcaagtttatgtaaacatgccaccatttgttctctgtattttcaataaaacaaccacccaatgctgtgcaatggagagaatagggtgggatatcctagtccagaggggaggagagagaagaaatgggaggagtgggagagcagagttggtaggagaggacttggaaccacaaggagagatgaactggacctaagatatgactaaaagcaagtataatgggtgaaatctgactGGTAGAAAACtgtgcgggcttggaggtttaggatggagtagctattgcccagcattgtgctctaggttaattaagtaaatcctgatttctgtgtggtgatttgggtatacagttggtttaggaataactgctgttaactccaaataaatcaataataaatattaataacccacaacaagaaatacaagcaaacaatggaaacaagaaaactcacacagagagaggctagagagatggatagaTGAATATCTTGGTAAAGTTCTTTCCTTGCAAGCATAAGGACTTAGGATGGGAGCCCAAAGAATCCACTTTAAATATGCAGGATGGCAGCCCAGTGCTGGGTAGGTGGAGAAatgtggatccctggagcttgctggctagccagactaATGGAAttggtgagctgcaggttcagagagaccttatctcaagatTTAAGTTGTAGAATGATTGAGAAGACACCTGATGTCTACTTCTTGCCTCCATAGGCATACATATACTGGAATATGTGTGGATACacacaaatttattttaatgGGAAAACATCCCTTATCCTCTGATaggagatttaagcatcctcagCCTGTCATGTTTGCCAAATCAATTTTTAAGATTAAGGCAACCTCAACAAAAATatggcaggtttttttttctttttctggagagACATCTACAAAGAGACATCTACAAAGATgtcatatttttataatatacacTGTACAGTGAAAGTCAACATGATCCAGCATACATTAAACACAGGacagcaggagagatggctcagaagtaaaggacacttgttgctctttgagaggaccaaggttcagaTCCTAGAACCCACCTGGTGgcttaactccagttctaggggatttgGCATCCTATTCTGGTTTCTTAGAgtaagcacatacatacatgcagaaaacaccaaagaaataaagatatttttaaacgacaaattaaaaatacatgtgAGAGCCCTTCTACTGAAGCAAAGTAGGAGAGTCTTCATCGGAGTTCATACTTTACACATTTTAACTTCCAAGTTAGTATTGGAAACTTAGAAACTGGAAAGCATCCGTGTTAGAGTCTACTAACTAGTAGCTCACTGCTGCTAGAATATTTCGAGCTGCTGGAATTCTTTTGCTGCTTCAAAGGCAGATGACTGATAAAGCCTCTCACCCTTAGCACGCCTGTGCAGACACAGCCAATCAACAAGAAGCTTGGTTGagcttgtttttcttctgttcaaATCCCAATACCCAATATGCTTTGTGGTGGCCATGAAGCCGAATTCTTGTGGAAGCCCAATTCCTGAGGAAGCCTCCTGGGAGGGAAGACTCACTGCAGAGGTAGTCAGTCACCAGTTCAGATACCATTAAGCATGCTTCAGCGGGTGATTAGGGTGGGGTCGGGGTGGCAGGTCATTTCAGGCAGCAGGAGGGGTGGTGCTCATGGGAATCCAGGCAACACTCTGTCCCAGTTGACAGTTGAATTTACCCTCAGGcctctgaggaaaaaaatggaaacagagatTGCTGAGGCAGGAGTTGAAACAGACCAGTGCCTAGCAGAAAGCAGGAAGGCCTAGGAGACTGGAGACCCTGCAAGTCAGTCTCCTTGGGGGCTGGGGGTGTGAGATGTAGGTGGAGTGGAAGTCCCTTAGGGGCAGGAAAGAGCTAGAACCTTCTTATCCACTGCTATTGCCTGCCAGGAATTCATTAGAAACTGATGACCTCTCTTGATTTTCCTCTACCTGTAGTTGTAAGGGGAGATTGCTGAAATTTGTGTATGTAGCCCACAAATTGCCTCAAAATCCCAaggctcctccctcagcctcagaAGTACTGTGATTACAGACAAGATTCAGTCCAGgtagtttttatttatgtgttgttTTGGTTTAAGAAACATGGTCTTAGTCTGAACTTCAGGTTTGCCTGAATCTTCATGTTCAGCTTGACCTGACCCTGGAATTGAGGCGCTTTTTCATAAAAATGGACTGGGGCCTGAGCAATCAtgcctgatttttatttttatatttttaattgtcttttttttgCGTTGTTGAGGATTGAACTTAGAGCTTCTTGCACTAAAATATATCCCCAGCTGTGCATACTCTAAACTTTATCTGATCCTTATGGTTTAGATTTACTTTAGATTTGTATTGCTATGAAAAAAGTTGGGGAGCACACTTGTGGTAATAGCAACTATGATTTCACTTTGAGATTGAGATGCAGAACACGTTTGCTCAAATTTATCAAAAACCTACCAGAAGTGGGAACAAAATGCAGATCCTCCTATGATTAGTTGTAAGCCCACTTGGAGTCAAAGTTGAAGCCATTGTTATATGTGCATTTTAAACTGACAAATGACAAACCATTAACTCTTAGTCCTATAAAATAAGAGAGCCCAGAACTAAAATCATTTATTCAACTAaaatcattctttctttttttttatttcttttttttatttatttattttatttttttattttttttataagttacattttattaactctggagagatggctcagccgttaaaggctaggctcacaatcatttttcttttaaacagtgTACATATAGTTAAGATTATTACTGGTTGTTTTTGAAGACAACTATTCTGTTCAATATTTCAATAATAAGCTATTTAGTACTAGAACAGTAGATAACAGAAATATGGTTTCTTCTTTAAACCCTTTGTACAATTATTAAAtgctattttattaaattattctttaatgttattttatgttttcagttATATCAGCTTAAGTGATTCTTTTGGATTCAGATGGCTGAAGAAACTTTTCTCTTGTGTTTTAAATCAGAAAACGTCAGTTTCTTTGTGGAAAGGGAACATTCTGAGAATTCCATGAAGCTGCCAGCTGAGAGTCTACACTTAACAACACATGACTTTGAGGAAGAACAAGATGGAAATGTTTCACAAGGGACAGTTTTGAAGGTACTAGATCTCTAGTGTTGATGCTACAGTTAGCCTGTTTTGAAATGACTGCATTTTAAACTAAGTCAAACTTTGTGATGCTTTGTTTCTTAGTCACTCTTTGAAAATCTCATATTGTATCTCTTGTCTGTAATCAAAACATGTAGCTAAATAACATATAACTTAGTATGCTCAGAAAGGCCTAAAAACCTGTGTTCAGAAGATAACCATATATCACTTGATTTCATCTTACTTTCAGACAAATTATATATCTGCTTTAAAACTTAATGTTGACAACATGCCTGAAAGATTATATAGTATGTCATAAAATTTACAACATAACACACTTAGtttaatatcttgtttttatTACCAACACAGAACAGAATCCAGTAATTGATAATCATGAGAAGGCAAATCCTGAAGAAATAATTGGAGATACAGGGTAATatattcaaaattattatttcttGTTTAAGTACAGAAAAGTGTAATTGATTATCCAAAAAGTATACTTGGCATATGATATATATTCCAAAACAAAAATTATGTAAGATGAACCTAAATTTGAATGGCTTTCTGGGAGGGGGTAGTATGTGGATCAAACCATCATCTTTATGCTTGAAGGCAAAAGCTATACCACCAAACTATATCTCCAACagccttcatttttaaaaacttaatttattCACAGATCTCAAATACAGAATATTCTGGGAAAATTTGGAAGTGCATTTTGgttatgtaatttatttaaaactatatagtattaatataatttataaaataaaaatattataaatttataaaataggaaataaaatactGTGTGACTGCTTTTAATGCCTTGGTACCATTTATAGaattttgtaaatatttcatgatttaaaatcatggatttattttttcttatggtACAGAAAGTGAAAATGGTGTGATGACATTAatgaaattttaagtttttatatgtttatgtcTATGGTGCCTATATGCCTGTGTACAAATGTAAAGGCCGGAGGAGGATGTTGTTTAGCTCAATCAGAACTTTAAATTCCCCACATGGCACATAACTCAAAAAGCCCTGTATTTTATGCTGACATCAACTTTTACTAATTCTTTGGTGAATGCACCATTATTTGAGCACCTGCTGTGTGACATATACCAGGGagttatttattgtgttttttatAATAGTTGCAATAATACAAAGGGATAAAAATGTTatctttaatattaaaaataatttctttttatttggtgTGGAGAAAAAAAGGATAGCTAATTTCATCTTCTTGATTCTTCTTTGtgcatgactacttaacaaactgcAACCAACAACCAATCAACAACCCACAGTGCCTCTTGGGGTCCTAGAATTTATATACACTCTGAAATTTCCTCAGAATtccaatcacagaaactatctgcaactggccaaaccatgcctctgctagagcactaGGCAAATTATAGTCACCTGCTGtaaagcagtcccatatccctacacctgggattaaaacaaaaacataatcttgtaatatttatgtgtttttaaaaaaaacaaaactctaaaattctcactacagtacTTAACATTTTCTGAagcattaaaatttttatgaacTACAGTACTTACTGATGCAAATGTCCTACAAAAatatcaatgaaaataattttatattttatagtctTCTTCAATTAATAACATTGATATTTATGTAAATtaccttttctgtttttgtttttataaaagatATATTTGAAGTATAATTGACTAtacttttagaaataattttatattagatTTAAACAtactttgtttcttgtttctaacacagcatttttaaaaatttgtatgtttttatgtgtataggtgttttgcctataGGTACGTCTGTGAGCCATATATGTGGTGCCTACAGAGTTTAGAACAGGGcatcaggtcccttggaactgtagttgGAGATGTTGTGAacatcatgtaggtgctgggaatcaaacctgtgaGAGGAGCAGCTACTCTTAACTATTGatcattttctccatttgttCTCTTGGGTTTTATCTTGGTGGGGGGGCAGggggtgatttttttgtgtttatttaagtttttttttattttttattttattttttgagacagggtctcactatgtagccctggctgtcttggaactcactctgagaccaggctggcctggaagtcacagagatctcccggcttctgcctcctgagtgctcggatGAAAAGTGTGAGCCAACAGCCCTGACTGTTCTCTTGCTCTTAGTAGAATACTTTAAATAACAAGTTCTAACAATTGCACTGTGTCCTTTTAGACAGTGTTTTCATAAATTCAGAAAAATTTAGCCTTTATCAAAGTGTTTCCTCATGAAGAAATTAAGGTCCGTTCTTgatcttttgttttgtgtatttgttcttttgaaaactgttcctgaattttaaaattatcttcatttaGGGAAATCAAAATTGGGATAAGGTTGGATATTTCTTATCCAAAGTACAAGGGGTtagaattttctttattttggaacATTTGCATAGACTTTACTGGTTGAACATCCTTCATCTGAAAATATGAAACGCTAAGTATTCTAAAGTATGAAACATTTGTTATACCATGTTGGTGATATCTTTCAGTTTAATTTTAAATATCCTTGGTATTATTGAATGAACTGTGTATTTATCTTTACTTGCATACATTGAAATAACTTGAAGTTTCTTTAACATAAGCTTTACTTTCAATATAGGTGACATTAACAAGGCTCTTCATGCAAAGAAAAAATGCATGGAAGCTTATATCAAAGTTTGCTTTGAAGATAGTAACCAGAAACTTgaacaagttttaaaaatgaaagaacaggaaaggtAGCTTGTTACTTTTATAGGGTCACACttgcatcattttaaaaattatatgtggCTGAAAATTAATTACAAAAATTGCATtcagatggacaggaagagaggaggaagaaagatgcCAAGACGGGTTAACATGGAGAAGGAACCTCATGGGCTGGGAAGAAGGACTCAGAGGAGGaagtggatggagaaaacaccaagatgaagactacaagcaagtatttgtaagatatggatggaaggtagctcaAATAAGGATGgctaaggcagatggcattggttgggggttgggaggtggatggtgaggttattgaaacAGCATAGGTGAAATACCAGCGCAGCTCAAGGTAAATAAGGGAattataaaatctttaaaaagtgcaA from Meriones unguiculatus strain TT.TT164.6M chromosome X, Bangor_MerUng_6.1, whole genome shotgun sequence encodes the following:
- the LOC132649951 gene encoding NADH dehydrogenase [ubiquinone] 1 alpha subcomplex subunit 3-like, whose protein sequence is MMIILSLDATYRHLRFFSAKTKIVRRLFSFLKNTWTKEVVLVWGLVIIVSIVSSYTKYATSINQTTPYNYPVPVQDNGYMPNVPIYPWDLQGLSLEWLKML